The Lysobacterales bacterium region GCGGTGCCGCGATCAGCGGCTACACCGTGACCGGCACGCCCTCGGGCAGCTGCACGGCGACAGCGCCGGCCACGACCTGCACCGTGAATGGTCTCTCGAACGATCTCAGCTACACCTTCACCGTGGTCGCCACCAACAGCGCTGGCGACAGCCCGGCCTCCGCTGCTTCGGCCTCGGTGTCGCCGCAGCGCGCGGCCAGCACCACGGCCATCACCGGCACCACGGCCTCGCTCAACAGCGGCACGCGTGCGCGCACCAATGAGTCCTTCTCCGTCAGCTTCACCGTGAGCAGCTCGGATGCCACCGGGGTCGCCAACGGCGGCACGGTGACCGTCGAAGCGCAGACCTCCGGCGGCACGGTGGTGGGCAGCTGCAGCGCGGCCACCACGGCAGGCGCGGGCAGCTGCAGCCTGAGCGGCCTGAAGCCGAGCGACAGCGTGGCCCGCCTGGTGGCATCGCTGGCGCAGACGCCGCGTCTGCTGGCCTCACAGTCCAGCCCGTTTGCGTTTGACGTCACCCGCAGCAACACCACCAGCACGCTGACCAGCAACAGCCCCAGCGTGTTTGGCCAGGACATCGTGCTGGACGCGACCTTCAGCGCCACCGCTCCGGGCGCCAACCCGGTCACCGGCACGGCGCGCTTCGTGCGCCAGCCCGGCAACGTCACCATCGTCGAAGTGCCGATCGTTCCTGGCACCGGCGGTGCGCCGAGCACGGCCAGCACCACGATCAGCACCGATCCGGCGGTGGCGGGCTCGCCCTACACCTACAACGTCGCGATTCTCGACAACACCGATTTCATCGGCAGCAATGGCAGCCGCCAGCACACCGTGAATCGCGCCAGCACGGCGGTCACCGTCACCTCGATCGCCCCGGCTGTGGGGCCCGACATCCAGGTCAACGAGACCGTGACGGTGAGCGCGTCGGTTGCGGCAGTCGCCCCGGGCGACGGTACGCCGGGCGGCACCGTGCAGGTGCGCGGCACCGGCGGTGACGCGGCATCGACCACCGGCTGCGACATCACGCTCTCGGCCGGTGCGGGCAGCTGCGACCTGAGCTTCAGCACCAAGGGCGGGGCGACGCTGGTCTTCAGCTACGTCGAAAGCGCCAACTTCGCTGCCAGCAGCAGCAATCAGGCTGTCACGGTGCTGGGTCTGCCGGTCACTCTGAGCCTGACGCCGCCGGCCTCGTCGCCGTACTTCGGCGACAGCTACGCGGTCAACTACAGCCTGACCGGTGGCGCCGGCAGCTTCGAGGGCGCGGTCAGCCTGTCGGCCGCCGGCCCCACGGCTGCCACTGCCACCTGCGTGAGCAACAGTGCGCCGGCCAACAACACCGGCGTCTGCACCTTCGCCGGCGGCCAGGACATTGGCAGCTACACGCTGTCCGGCGACTACGCCGGCGACACCCAGGATCTCGCGGCCAACGCCACCGGCGCGGTCACGATCCAGGCGGCGACGACCGAGCTGACCGTGAGCACCTCGCCGACCAGTTCGGCGGCCGGCCAGGACGTCACCCTCGCGGTCGAGCTGACCCGCACCAACGGCAGCGGCCCGCTCGATGGCCAGATCAACATCACCGCCAGCGGGCTGACCAATGGCGGCGTTGCGAGCAGCGGCTGCACGCTCAATCTGAGCACGCAGGCCTCGCCCTTCACCGGCGACTGCACGCGCGCGTTCACCCTGTTCGGCGACAACCAGGTGGTGACCGCGGTGTTCGTGCCGAGCAGCAGCAACTTCGCCGGCGACACCGTGACCACCACGCACGACGTCACCTCGGCCTTGACCACGCCGAATATCGGTGCGGTGACTCCGTTCGCGCCGCAGGTTGGCGATCAGATCAGCTTCCCCTTCAGCATCGACGGCTGCGTCGGCGACTGCGACGGTGACGTGCGGGTCAGCGTGGGCTTTGGTGCGCCGGTGGTCTTCACTGCGCCCGTGGCCTGCACCTTCAACCGCGTCACGGGCGAGGGTGACTGCACGGCGCCGGCCAGCAGCTTCCAGGCTTTTGGCGAATACACCCTGCAGCTGGAGTTCGTGCCGGACAACGCCAGCGTCAACGACGCGGCCTCGTCCGACAGCGTGCTGGCCAATGTCGCTCGCCGTGACACCTTCGTGAGCATCGGTGCGGCGGTGGATCCGGTGCAGGCGGGACTGCCGGCGACCTTCAACGTCACGGTGTCGAACGACGGCGGCGACTTCTTCGCGCCGGCCACGATTCCTGACGGCACGGCCCGTATCTGCAGCAGCGCGGACTGCGCCGGCGGCGATCTCTGCACCAGCCCGATCGTGCTCACCGGCACTGCGGGTGACACCACGGGCAGCTGCCAGATCACGTTCAACGACGTGACCACGCGCACCCTGCACTTCGTCTACGCCGGCAACACCCACTTCGCCGGCGCATCGGACTCGACCCCGTTCCAGACCACGCCGCGCGACACCACGCTGGCGATCACCCGCGTCAGCAGCTTCACCAGCGGCACCAGCCCGGCAGCGAACGCCTTGGTGGGTGAGCGCGTCACCGTGAGTTTCGATGTGGGCGGCGGTGCCGGCAACATCGACGGCAGCGTGACCGTGACCGCCACCGGCCCCGGTGCAATCACCGAGACCTGCGGCGCGATCACGGTGAATGCGCTGAACGGCGAAGGTGCCTGCACCTTCCGCGTGAGCGACGGCAATGGCCTGGAGCAGGCCGGAGCGTGGAGCTTCAGCGCCGCGTTCGCGCCGAGCGTGGGCAGCAACGAAGCCGCGTCCAGCACCGGTGCGGGTGCCGCCAGCATCAACATCCAGCAGGCGAGCACGCAGCTGGTGCTGAGCAGCAGCCCGGCGCCGAGCGTGTTCGGCCAGCCGTTCACGCTGATCGCGACGGTGACGGCAGTGGCACCGGCCGAGGGCTACCCGACCGGTGACGTCAACTTCTTCGATGGCGAGAGCAATGCCATCGGCGTGGTGACGCTGACTCCGACGGCGACCCCCGGCGTGTCAACGGCACAGATCGCTAACCTGACGCGCAACGTCCAGCTGCCCAACGGCTGGCGCTTCGTCGCGGCGACGATCACCAACCCGAACTTCGCCGGCGCCAATGATTTCGGCTACGACCACCTGGTCAATCGCGACAGCCAGACCATCGAGATCACCGCCCCGGCCTCGCTGCCCTTCGCCCCGAGCGGAAGCTTCAACGTCTCGGCCGTGGCCCTTGCCGACTTCACCGCGGCCGCGAGCGGCCAGCCGGTGACGATCAGCGTCGGTCCGGCGAGCGTGTGCACCGGCGGTGGCACCAGCACCGCAGGCAGCTCGATCTCGATCAGCATCGTCGCCGGTGGCACCTGCGAAGTCAGCGCCAGTGTCGCGCAGTCGCAGAACTATCTGGCGGCGACGGCCAGCGCGGACGTGGTGATCACGCCGATCGACCAGTTCATCACCTTCAACTCGCTGCCCATCCGTCCGGCAGGCTCAGCGCCGTTCACGGTGAGCGCCACCTCGGACAGCGGTCTGCCGGTGAGCTTCGCCTCGGGTACGCCCACCGTCTGTACGGTTTCCGGCAATACAGTGAGCTACGTGGCGCCGGGCGTCTGCGAGGTCGTTGCGAGCCAGGCCGGCAATTCGAGCTACAACCCGGCGGACGATGAGATCCGCGACTTCGTTTACATCGCCATCGAGATCGAGGGCGACGCGATCGACGGCACGGTGGACGAGAACTATTTCGTCAGCTTCAATGCCACCAGCGATGGCTCGGCCAACCTGCCGTACACCTACTCGTTCACCGGCGATACGGTGCCGGGCGTGACGCTGAACGCCGTCACAGGCGCGTTCTCGGGCATTCCGACCACTGCCGGCACCTACACCTTCACGATCACCGCGACCGACAGCTCGGTGGCCGGTCCGGATCGCGTCGGTGCGCCGTACTCCGGCAGCCGCGAGTACACCATCACGATCGCCAAGGCACCGCAGGCCATCACCGGCTTCGCGGCGGCACCGACCAGCCTGGTCTATCTGGGCACGCCGGCGACGCTGTCGGCCACCGGCGGCGACTCGGGCAATCCAGTGGTGTTCAGCTCGCTGACGCCAACGATCTGCTCGGTTGCCACCAATCAGGTCACGCCGCTGCTGGCGGGCACCTGCACCGTGGCCGCTGATCAGGCGGGCAACGACGACTACGAAGCGGCTCCGCAGGTCACGCTGAACATCACCGTCGCCAAGGCCGAGCAGGCCGCGCTGACGGCGGCGGCAGCGCCGACAACGGTCGCCTATCTGGAAACCAGTGCGCTGAGCGTCACCGGCGGCACCACCGGCGGCACCGTGACGTATGCGGTGACGGCCGGCCCGAGCTTCTGCTCGGTCAGCGGCAGCACCCTGACCGCGAGCGCTGCCGATGGCACCTGCACGGTGACCGCGACGATGGCGGGCGACGACAACTACCTGCCGGTGTCGGATACGGTCGACGTGAGCACCATCAAGGCGCAGCAGGCGGGCTTCACGGTCGATGCCGATCCTTCGACGATCGCCTTCAACGGCACCAGCGCACTGAGCACCACCGGCGGCAACGGCAGCGGTGCGGTGAGCTATGCGATCTCGGCGGAAAGCGTGGTCAGCGGCACCAACGTCTGCAGCCTGAGCGGCAGCACCATCACCGGCACCGGCATCGGCACCTGTGACGTCACCGCGACCAAGGCGGGCGACGCCAACTACGAGCCGTCAACGGACGTGGTGGTGATCACGGTCGACAAGGCCAACCAGACCCTGACCTTCGTCACGCCGGCGCCCGGCCCGCTGACCGTCGGCGGTCCGGTGGCCAATGTGCAGGCCAGCGCCAGCAGTGGTCTGACCGTGTCCTACGGTGTGGCCGCGGGCAGCACCACCATCTGCGACGTCAACTCCAGCAACGGTGGCCTGACCTTGTTCACCGCGGGTACCTGCGTGCTGACCGCCAACCAGGCCGGCAACCCGTTCTACAACGCCGCGCCCGAAGTCACCCAGTCGGTCATCATCGAGCAGGCCCAGCCGAGCATCAGCCTGGTCGGCAGCGGCTCGCCGACCAGCCCGGGCGATTCGGTGACCTTCACGGCGACGGTCAGCGCTGGCTTCAGCCCGACCGGTACGGTCACGTTCCGCAACAACGGCGTGAACATCGCCGGCTGCATCGCGGTGCCGCTCTCGGGCCTCACCGCCCAGTGCGTCACCACGGCGCTGCCGCAGGGCAGCCACCCGATCACCGCGGTCTACAACGGCGATCTGAACAACCTGACGGCGACCAGCAACACGGTCACCCAGGTGGTGCTGACCGGCACGACCATCACTCTGAGCGGTTCCAACCTGGCGGAGGCTCGCTTCGGCCAGGTGGTGAGCGTCGGCTTCACGGTGAGCGGTGGCGTGGCACCGAACGAAGGCCTGGTGACCGTGACGGCCAGCCGTCCGGGTTCGACCGTGACCTGTACGGCGGCAGCTGCGACCGGTTCGTGCAGCCTGAGCGGGCTGGTCACCACCGGCCCGGCGCTGCTGGACGGCTACACCGTCTCGGCGGCCTATGCGGGTGATGCCAACGACGGCTCGTCGAGCACAGCGGCTTCGCAGACGCTGAACGTGCTGCGCTCCAACACCAACACCCTGCTGACCATTGCTCCGGCCACCAGCTCGCCCTTCGGCCAGGGCTTCACCCTGACCGCGACGGTGACCGCAGTGGCGCCGGGCAGCGGTGTCCCGCCGGGCACTATCGTGTTCCTGCGCGATGGCGAGTCGATCGGTGAGGTGTCGCTGAGTGGCGCGGGCGTGGCGGTGTTCAACGTGCCTGCGGGTCTGCCGGTGGGCAACTACGTGTACCGCGCCGAGTACGCGCAGACCACGAACTACCTGCAGAGCTTCGAGAACCGCAACTACGCGATCACCGCCAAGGCCACCACGACGACGATCACCGGCAGCTCGGTGAACCCGTCGGCGCTCGGAGCCAGCGTGAGCTTCAGCTATGCGGTGGCCACCAGCCCGTCCGACACCACGCCGACCGGCACGGTGGCCCTGACCGCCAGCACGGGTGAAACCTGCTCGGCGAGCGTGGCCGC contains the following coding sequences:
- a CDS encoding Ig-like domain repeat protein, whose amino-acid sequence is MTDTHPTSLRGLPPARSWGRRLASSASAGALALLISGFALATDNPWREQAEARPKVAAPKGSPGITMTLTDDNGGSLQIGESVTVTANVPGSLGGGDFDLWACPDQSLLPRANGASGTCIGPNIQSQTGDSTTFTLDSRYNSACNWFIVVHDYPSGGHSTWVGPLLGISNCGNSLPGTPAPPAAPSVAPATAQVTVAWTAPADGGSAITGYTVQQSTNSGGSWSDSVGACAPATTESSTALSCVASPLTGGTNYVFRVRAINATGSGAYSPASATATPPAISPPDAPTAATATAGNQSAAVSWTAPGNDGGAAISGYTVTGTPSGSCTATAPATTCTVNGLSNDLSYTFTVVATNSAGDSPASAASASVSPQRAASTTAITGTTASLNSGTRARTNESFSVSFTVSSSDATGVANGGTVTVEAQTSGGTVVGSCSAATTAGAGSCSLSGLKPSDSVARLVASLAQTPRLLASQSSPFAFDVTRSNTTSTLTSNSPSVFGQDIVLDATFSATAPGANPVTGTARFVRQPGNVTIVEVPIVPGTGGAPSTASTTISTDPAVAGSPYTYNVAILDNTDFIGSNGSRQHTVNRASTAVTVTSIAPAVGPDIQVNETVTVSASVAAVAPGDGTPGGTVQVRGTGGDAASTTGCDITLSAGAGSCDLSFSTKGGATLVFSYVESANFAASSSNQAVTVLGLPVTLSLTPPASSPYFGDSYAVNYSLTGGAGSFEGAVSLSAAGPTAATATCVSNSAPANNTGVCTFAGGQDIGSYTLSGDYAGDTQDLAANATGAVTIQAATTELTVSTSPTSSAAGQDVTLAVELTRTNGSGPLDGQINITASGLTNGGVASSGCTLNLSTQASPFTGDCTRAFTLFGDNQVVTAVFVPSSSNFAGDTVTTTHDVTSALTTPNIGAVTPFAPQVGDQISFPFSIDGCVGDCDGDVRVSVGFGAPVVFTAPVACTFNRVTGEGDCTAPASSFQAFGEYTLQLEFVPDNASVNDAASSDSVLANVARRDTFVSIGAAVDPVQAGLPATFNVTVSNDGGDFFAPATIPDGTARICSSADCAGGDLCTSPIVLTGTAGDTTGSCQITFNDVTTRTLHFVYAGNTHFAGASDSTPFQTTPRDTTLAITRVSSFTSGTSPAANALVGERVTVSFDVGGGAGNIDGSVTVTATGPGAITETCGAITVNALNGEGACTFRVSDGNGLEQAGAWSFSAAFAPSVGSNEAASSTGAGAASINIQQASTQLVLSSSPAPSVFGQPFTLIATVTAVAPAEGYPTGDVNFFDGESNAIGVVTLTPTATPGVSTAQIANLTRNVQLPNGWRFVAATITNPNFAGANDFGYDHLVNRDSQTIEITAPASLPFAPSGSFNVSAVALADFTAAASGQPVTISVGPASVCTGGGTSTAGSSISISIVAGGTCEVSASVAQSQNYLAATASADVVITPIDQFITFNSLPIRPAGSAPFTVSATSDSGLPVSFASGTPTVCTVSGNTVSYVAPGVCEVVASQAGNSSYNPADDEIRDFVYIAIEIEGDAIDGTVDENYFVSFNATSDGSANLPYTYSFTGDTVPGVTLNAVTGAFSGIPTTAGTYTFTITATDSSVAGPDRVGAPYSGSREYTITIAKAPQAITGFAAAPTSLVYLGTPATLSATGGDSGNPVVFSSLTPTICSVATNQVTPLLAGTCTVAADQAGNDDYEAAPQVTLNITVAKAEQAALTAAAAPTTVAYLETSALSVTGGTTGGTVTYAVTAGPSFCSVSGSTLTASAADGTCTVTATMAGDDNYLPVSDTVDVSTIKAQQAGFTVDADPSTIAFNGTSALSTTGGNGSGAVSYAISAESVVSGTNVCSLSGSTITGTGIGTCDVTATKAGDANYEPSTDVVVITVDKANQTLTFVTPAPGPLTVGGPVANVQASASSGLTVSYGVAAGSTTICDVNSSNGGLTLFTAGTCVLTANQAGNPFYNAAPEVTQSVIIEQAQPSISLVGSGSPTSPGDSVTFTATVSAGFSPTGTVTFRNNGVNIAGCIAVPLSGLTAQCVTTALPQGSHPITAVYNGDLNNLTATSNTVTQVVLTGTTITLSGSNLAEARFGQVVSVGFTVSGGVAPNEGLVTVTASRPGSTVTCTAAAATGSCSLSGLVTTGPALLDGYTVSAAYAGDANDGSSSTAASQTLNVLRSNTNTLLTIAPATSSPFGQGFTLTATVTAVAPGSGVPPGTIVFLRDGESIGEVSLSGAGVAVFNVPAGLPVGNYVYRAEYAQTTNYLQSFENRNYAITAKATTTTITGSSVNPSALGASVSFSYAVATSPSDTTPTGTVALTASTGETCSASVAAGSCALTFNTAGARTVTAVYGGDSVHATSTSAAFAHSVDRGTQAALIASATPSAIQFGGTSTLATTGGTGTGAVSFAVTTGGSVCSVSGSTLTGTGVGTCTVTATKAGDVNYEPTSATVEVTVSRAPQAALVVTATPDSIVFQGTSTLAATGGTGTGAVSFAVTGGTGTCSIAGSTLTGTGVGTCVVTATKSGGDNYLDQTGTVTVTVAQAPQTITFGANPGPLTFAGTSGSVSATASSGLPVSFSTASAGICSVDSGTGAITILGAGNCVVAANQAGNANYLAAPEVTQTVVINKAQQAALSATATPQTIVFQGTSTLAATGGSGTGTEITFAVTGGTGTCTISGSTLTGTGVGTCVVTATKAGDANYEPQTGTVTVTVNQAPQTITFGANPGPLTFGGASGTVSATASSGLPVSFGTSSPTVCSVNASSGAITVLTAGNCVVTGNQAGNANYLAAPQVTQIVVINPGTQAALVVTATPNPVIAGQTSALSTTGGSGTGAVTYAVTAGGASCTVSGSTLTAVAQGSCTVTATKAGDGNYLPQTGTVVVTVNPATVDLSIVKTGRYITNGVVWTLNVGNTGPGVANGATVIDNLPTSVTGATWTCTGTAGGTCSVASGSGSINTNVNLPVGGGAVFTITATLVNPNAATVVNTASVVAPMGITDTNAANNTSTLDLTVALFGDGFEGSGSAFGSFEAKASLSTLQIDGAAVEQQLHGIEARDVGVYQIDGSELRVQAREINGLVEVRLIQREAKGLWSSTRWMELWPGDSVRLDYSKAGSALQTRLAVGM